CACTCCTCATTTCTAGTAAAAGTTTAATACATCGCATGGAAAAATAAGCTACAGAGAGAACATAAGAGCGCAATCCAGCTGAAGTTGCTGATCACGTATTAGCTTGAATGTCTCAAATTGAGTTAAATTCTGAATTATTTGGGAAATATTTATAGGTCGTTCAAAATTACTCAAGGAGGAACAGATACCTTCTCAATTATTTATAATCATCTCGGAGAAATTGTTTAAAggctttattctttttccaccATCTCTGTCTCGACATTGGTTTGTCAGATATGATGGTTTCAAGATATGCAAATTTGAACGTGTAGAAGAGAATTATGCCAGAAGCCAATAGGAGAAATTGTCAGAAAAATGATTCCCTCAATTATTATGTCTATTTTTCAAATGGATGCATACTTCACTGGAAGTCcatcccttttctcttcttcctcctcattttGCTACCATTCTGTCACGCTTATCTTCCCGTGAAAGAACTAGAGAAGAAAACACAGGTCCTGATCCCTTACTGAGGCCAAAATGGGTAGTGCAACCTGTAAACGATCAAGATCCATCATCATAAAATCAGTCAGGAATTAGTGTTTATGGGACTTTTCTGTTTCGACCTCCTTAACATCGACGAGTCTTTATCTTGACATAAAACCCAATGGGCGGATCAGATGATCGCTTCACCAGTTTCTTCCCTCACCTCAAGTTGTCACCTTTCGTGTCTCTCCGCCTTCGACTGTCACGAACTCAAGTTGTCATAGTACTCGACCTTCAAAGAGATCAAGGGTGGAGGACGAGTCTCAGTAAAAATCGTCACGGTTCCGGGGGTTTGAAATCGACCCGGGAAAGCCTGTGGGAAATCTTCGAAACCCCGTCAAACAAAGTTGGAAGCTTTGGAAGGAAATAAAGGTGGCCACGGAAACAAAGGTGGCCATGGGCCCGCGGCCGATGGAGTGAAATCGATCGTGAGTCCTGAAAATGGACCTTTTTTTAGTCGAAGCATCAACAAACGCAATCGACTATTCCTCTCACTGAGCAAATATGTGGTTCACTACGTTTGCTCTTTCGGGTCCTCTACGCTCAGTTGACCCAGTCAATTGGCGCGTTTACGTGAATAAGGAGTCAACTCGACATTCATATAATGCGGTCTTCAGTTCGAGCAACCGTATCTCACTCGAGCCCCTTCTGTCTCTGCTATCCGCCCCCAAAAGCTTTCCTCTTTCTAACTGTTCTTGTGCTTATTGTTCCACTCTAAAATTCCTGAAATGGGTGTGGAGAGCTCCATAAGTTCCAAATTTTTGCTTCGCCTCGTCATTAGCATTTTGACGATTATTTGTTTGGAAGACTGGCTTGCATCAGTGAGCTTGAAACATGACTGCGAGCCTGCAAAGTGCGGTCCCCTGAAAGATTTTCCCTTCCAGAACGACATTAAACCATGTTGTCCTGATGAGCCGCTGTTACTAGAACCTTTCTGGGAGGACCCTGGCGATTATGATCATCAATCTCATTCGTTGATCTCAGAGTCCGAGAAAACGGGCGATGCTTGTCTTACTCCACGTAAACATTTTCCTAGATTCCCCAGTGCATCTGATCCTGATGAGCATTCATACCTAGCATTTCTCCGTGATTGCAGCAGCATCCCAAATGTAACATTTCCATATCCTCACTCAACTTGCCCCTCTCCTGGCACCAACCGCTCTTATGTCACTCTTATGGATAGACCAGAAGACCCATGTCTTACTCTGTCAGCGTGCGAGAGTCATGTTATTGTACATGTTAAAAGAGCCAGAAACGATGgcgaggaaaaagaaaatgatgaccCCGAGCGTAAGTGGAAGCGCGGGTTTCGACTCAAATGGAATTTAACCTCCTGGGAGAGTTGTGTTAAATGCAAAACAAGTGGCGGCAAATGCGGAGGATGTGATGGACGTTTTCGATGTTTCTGTTCTGATGGAAAAGAACATGCGCACACTTGCAAAAAAGGTCATACTTTTCGATTGATTCTCTGTAAGAGCAACAGTTTAAATTCTCGCATGCGCTCTTCGGTGTATTTCCGGGCCGTGCTCTCCAACTTGATAAGGACTtcaaaggaaaaggaggaaattTTGGCTTTCTTGGTTTTCTattctcatttcctttttccccacCTCGGTTTCAGTCACCAAgcctttacttttttatttatatttcttccGGACAATCTTTTGTAGATCTAGTGTGTGtttgttttggaaaattttttactatgaaggaaaataaattccatggaaagtatttttcagaacattgtattttacttttttcagATTagagaattcattttcctaattttttcatGCATATTTTCTTCAACCGTAAATggtttgactaatcattttcagCAGACCAGACGCATTAAAGTTCAAAAAACTAATTTGTGGAGAATTCTTTCACTCAAACATATAGACCTTCAGTAGTTGGACGAATTCATAGCAATGTCATGTTCTTCCTTGCATCAAAGCTGAAGAACTGTGGTACAGCATCTGCAGATCACAGATACATAGTCTTGCTGCATTCGGCTTCTGTGGATCTCAACCCTGCATTAATCATATGCAGCTCAGTAACTAGTGAAATTATTGAGAGTGTCACTGTTTGCGTTAGCCAGTTCCAATGTGAGTGCAAATATGTGTCGAGGATTATAGATGATTACTGAATTTATAAGGCAGAGGCCGGGGTATGATTCGATAAGAGAAGACACATGCACGGAAAGGAAAAACGTGAAGGGGAAAGTTTTCCGTGCGTGTGTTTGCTTATGCTTGTTTCACATCAGCTTAAAGTTTCAATTAACATTGTTGCCAACAATGCTCCATTAAGCTTAGTTCTGCAATTTCCTTGTGATATGTAACATGAGTTTATGTTAGATCAAGGAAGCTGTATTATGTCAGGTGATATTCAATTGATCGATAGGAGTTTATGTTAGATCAAGGAAGCTGGTCTGTATTCCTGTTCTATAATTTTCATGATGTGGATAGGATCTGCTTTTGTGGAATTCATATCTGACGCAAATGCCATCTTTTGGCACATCTTTGCTGCAGGAAACGACGCACCTTTGAGCATTGGATTAGGTCAGTCCAAACTTTATCATGGGGGACATTATACAATCCTTTGAGTATATGTCGGTGCATTAAGCTTGTCTTGTGATTGCAAAAAAATGTGGTCAACACATAATTTGATTACAATTACGATACAAGAGCACAATGACACGCTTCGTACATTTGGGAACGCCTCACAGTACCTGAAACTTTCCATTTCCTCTACCTGCCTCTTATGCAATTCTAATGGAACATTTTGTTCTTCAGGTTGTGGATTTGGTGCCTTGGCCAGTATTTTTCTCTGTTCATGCATCTACAAGATCCGGCATAAAGAAGAGCATTGCTTCTCAATATTCCGCTCAAGACACGCTTCTTCCGAATCTTCCTTGAAAGCAGATGTTGAAGTGGGCAATGTATACTTCGGGGTCTCCATTTTTACTGAAGCCGAGCTTGAAGAAGCTACTAACCGTTTCGATTCTGCCCGGGAGCTCGGAGATGGAGGTTTTGGAATTGTGTACTATGGTAAGACCTTAACGAAACAGGCTAATTAGGCAGCCTGCATATAAATGGCGAGAAATTCTAGAAACAACCAGGAATCTAAGAGGGTCattctctattttcttgaaCAGGCAAACTTCGAGATGGCCGGGAAGTAGCTGTTAAGCGTCTATACAAGCACAACTATCGGCAGGTGAAGCAGTTCGTGACTGAAGTCGAAATCCTAAGTCGCTTGCGCCACAAAAACCTCGTCTCTTTATATGGTTGCACTTCGCGGCACAGCCGTGAACTCCTACTGGTCTATGAGTACATCCCAAACGGCACAGTAGCTGATCATCTGCATGGGGAGCGAGCGAAGCAGGTCTCTCTCCTGTGGCCTACTCGTATTAGCATCGCCATAGAAACAGCCACCGCATTGGCTTACCTTCATGCATCTGACACCATCCACCGTGACGTGAAGACTAATAACATCCTCCTTGACAATAACTTCAGCGTCAAAGTAGCAGATTTTGGCCTTTCTCGGCTGTTCCCCAATGATGTGAGCCACGTGTCAACCACTCCTCAGGGGACGCCAGGTTATTTGGACCCCGAGTACCATCAATGTTACCAGCTCACGCAGAAGAGTGATGTCTACAGTTTTGGGGTTGTGTTAGTGGAACTCATATCGTCCATGCCAGCGGTCGATATAAGCCGAGACAGGCATGAGATTAATTTGGCCAACTTAGCAACTAGCAAGATACGGAACCACGGGTTCCGCAAATTGATCGATCCAAATTTGGGGTTTGAGTCAGATCCCGAAATCAATAGGATGATCAGGGCTGTGGCCGAGCTGGCTTTCAAGTGCTTGCAACAGGACAAGGACGTAAGGCCCTCCATGGAGACTGTCCTGGAGGAGTTGAAGGCAATTTCGAGCGGGACACATGAACCTGGCAAGTCGAAGGATGTGAGCTATGATAACAGCACCGGTCAAAGCGAGAACCCGCCTCCTTCGCCGGAATGTGACGATGTGGAGCTGTTGAAGAATGTGAAGTCGCTGACTTCACCTGTTTCCACGACTCAAAAATGGGGAAGCAGTGGTAGTTCTTCTGTACGTAGTGTTTAGTATGTAGTCTTATCTGTTCTCTCCTGCAAATTTCCCTTGTCCATCTTGGTTTGCTTGTATGTGGGTAAAGGTTTCTAGCTAATATTACATACAATGTAGATGATATATAGCAGTCGATCAAAGTTTTCCATTTTGGTCTTCATTTTTCTGCCTCAACATGTCAGCACTTCTGTTGAGGCTGGCGGAGGATTCGATGTCAATACTACGTAGTAAAGAGCACTTTCCTAGAGCATACATAAAGGATTGTACACATACTTGCCAGTGTCCCTCTTTGTCACGACATTTTGGGCGCATGAAGAGTTTTCCCAGATCAGGGTTGAAACATTGAGACTTGGGATGATTTTCTCACAGCATTATCAGATTTGCTCCTTAAAAGGCGCCGGAAGTCATGTCAAGTCTCATCCTAGAAACAGGTCTTGGATAATACATGATAACTCGATCTTTGTGGGAGTCTAGTGATTAAGTTCCTTCACCTTCGAACTTGCAAAGCGAGAGTTTCGCACGGCAATAGATGCATCGGGGAAGGAACTTATCATATTCTATGTATTGAGGTGGTTTCACAGACATCATATATGGAAATGGAAATCCAAACCATCATCGATCGTATTGGACATGTCACAAGGAAGGCTTATCCTCACTCGGGCTAATCTGCACAAGTAAAGTATGAGAGATTTTTCTGCGGAGGCCCGACTTTTCTCACCCTTTTCACTGTTTTCTCCCCTACGTCCCAAAAGCACGAGCCTCAGCATTCTGCGGTCAAAAAGTCGGGAGGACCAGAAGCTTTTTCCACCATCAGCTCATCAGTTTCATCGCGAGAATCGTAAAACTTAAAGACTGCATTCTCACtcaatactctctctctctctctctctctctctctctctcgcagtGCGTTTCTTTTGCGTTTAAAAGCCATTCTTTCTTTGAGAATTGTGAAAGACgttttctgaaaagaaaaagggagatcATCCACCAAGAACACGAAGAAATAGATTGCAAAGTCGCGCGGGTTCTCCAGCGCATGACGATCCCTTTATCATGCTCTCAAGCAATCAAAATCATCCTCCAGGACACTGTAGTAATAtttcattcaaatttcaaaagcacTGAAACCCAAGTATCCACAGCGAGGCATATATAAGGAGTTCCCCGAAAAACAGAGCATCCTCAGGAAGAAAAACAGAGCACGGAAAATATGGCGACTCTGCAGAAGTTCAAGCTCTTCGCCGCCCAGTTGGGCGTCGCCCTGAGCCCCACGTGTAGCCCGGGAGCAAGCCCCGTCGTCCAGCTCTGCCGCCAGAGCCAGCAGATAACCACCCTGCAGATGCTCTTCACTCGTGGCGGAGGCATTGGGGCATGGGGGGTTGATGCGATCGAGCCGGGGAGGCCCGAATTGGGcgcgagaagaagaagaagagcgtgAGCGGACGCACTCTGAAGGACCTGTTCGTGTCGCCCCTGCCAAGCCCGGAAAGAGATGACGATGGAAGTGGAGGCGCCAGAGGAAATGGACGTGGTGGAGAGGAGCTGTTTCCTTTCCATGCGGGCAGTCTAGGCGGCTTGATTGCTGGGCCGAGTTCGCTGAGGCCGGTCTTCATGGGGTTGCGGTTCAGGTCGCTGATGCTCAGAAGGCTTGGCGTCCCACGCTCGAGACAATACCCGAGTGATATGCacatgtggatcgaaaattttGCTGTGAATCGTGACAGGGGCTGCCGTTTCGAGTGGCAGATCAACTTGTTCTTCCCACTCATTCGCTAGACTCCCATCTCGATCTTTCCTTTGCAATTTGCATTGCATATTTCTGTTCGGTCTCAAGTTAATGCAGATGAGATTTTAATGAAACCAATCGCCATGAATTTTGCGTACTATGGTATCATGAGTTACATTGTCGTCGTATTGTCAATCAGTTAAAATTGTTGTCCATCAGGGTCTTACAATGTCGCATTATAGAAGAGTCCGAGGCAACCCTAGCCAAAGAGCCAGAGAGAAAAGGACTGAATACTATGGTCTGTCAGAAGAAAAAggcaccgcctctctctctctctggatttttccagattactctctctctctctattgctctagacttttctctccctctctctccagaTTTTTCTCGGCCATTTTGTCCGTGGACTCCACCGACTTTggctcctataaataggggctCTTGCCCCTTGAGTGTGCGTGAAGAAATGTGAGGAGTGTGTACGTAAAGTGTGGGGTGTGTACGTGAGTGTGTGAGTGGGTGGGAGTAGGTGGCGTGAAGTGTAGAGTGAGAAAGAGTGAGTGGGTGTGTGCAAGAATTGTGTTTGTGTGAGGTGTGAGAGGTGTATGAGAGTGGTGTGTGTAAAGAGTTTGCAATATTGcttatataaaataaagtgattattttacttgcacatccatttgattactcaacaagtggtatcagagcaggtcgTTGGAGGCCGTGCGAAGACAGTGGTCGGGGACCATTGTAAGTGAGCAAGGCGGTCAGAGATCGTCGAGCAAAGGAGCGAAGAAGCGAAGGACATCGGAGTTCTACCAGTGCACAATTTGGGATTGTGAAGTCGGTTGGTCCGGGACCAGGCTTACTTGGTATAGTGTGAGGCATTATACTCAAGTCACCATGGTGGATTTCTCGAGTCCGGTGAACGGGATGGAGAAGCTCAATGactttaattataataattggagTACCTGCATGCGGTACTATTTGCTTGGACAAGATTTATGGGATATTGTTGGCGGCAACAACACCACACCACCCACAAATGATAGTGATTTAAGAAAATGGAACGTCAAGTCGGTAAGGCTCTTTACGTTCTTGCCGTGACTGATGATGAATTATTGCAACACATAAAGAGTGCGAAGACCCCGAAGGAGGCCTGGGATAACTTGGCGACGCTGTTTGCGAGGAGAAACGATGCCAAGTTACAATGCCTGGAGAACGAGCTCCTCTCAATCTCGCAACAAAGTATGACGGTAAGTCAATACTTTTCTAAAGTTAAATCTATTTgcgaagaaatttcaaaattagatcctCAAAATGCCATCTCTGagacaagaatgagaagaataataattcatGGGTTAAGGCCGGAGTATAATGGTATCGTTACAGCCACTCGTGGATGGGCAAATGAGCCAACTCTAACTGAGTTGGAAAATATATTGGCCAATCAAGAGGCCTTAGATAAACAAATCCCTAAGGTCTCaattaaggaggatgaaagtgcCCTCTTCGATTATAAAAAGAGAGTTCAAGGgccagaatagaaatagagcAGGTGCAAGAGATGGCAAACCATGGAAAGATCATGGAGATTGGTGGAGGCAACCCGAAAAGAAGGGTTATCAGCCAGGGGGAGCTCGTCAAGATCGTGACGACGACAACGACGAAGATAAGAGCAACAAAAGGCGTAGCAAACGGTGCTACGTTTGTGGCAAGGTAGGACATATTGCCGGATACATTCCGTTGGTACAAAGGCAAAGAAGGAAATGTCGTCACTTCTTGCAAGAAGGAGAttgaaagcgaagaagaatGGGACTTTCAAGTACCTGTTGCAATGAAGGAACGAGAAGAGCTTGCAACAGCTTGTATAGTTGAGTTGGATAATTCGACAGGTTCCATCATGACCCCGAATAAGAGCAACCCAAGGGAGAACTCGAAGAAGCAATTGCCAACAAGCAGTCgtgaaaagaaattgcatgagATGCAAGATATGATAAAGAAGCTAAAAGTTAAGAATGCAAAGATGGAGAATATGTTGAAGAAAAGGGATGAGATGATAAGGCAGAAGGATCGAGAGCTcgaggcaaaagaaaaggagctaGAGAAGTTCCGATGTGAGTTCAAGAAGCCACAGAAGCTTCAGGACCTCAAGCCCACTATGATGTTCCGAATTAATCATATCGGAAGAGACAATGAGCaaatgaaggagaaaagaaagttttctttgagaaaatgaggcCATCTACACCCTACATCCCGTGGTGTAAGGATCGGTGGAATCAGATCAAAGGGAATAAATTTTATGAGGAAAAGGATCAAGAGGTTTACATTGAAGTGCTTCGGATGGGATTGAATCGGTTGAAGCACGAAATGAAAGTGACGAATGAGAGAGTTGATCAAATGAGTTCTAATCTCCAAATTCTTAGAGGAGATATGCTAAATACGAAGACTGaattgagaaaaaagaaggaaaaggagactAAAGGGCAGAATGAATTGGCATTGcaaaaattcaaggatcacaAAACTCAATGGAAAATCGCAAGAGAAGCAACTGAAGATGGAGCCATAAAGCCATCCACGTATGAGGAAGCTTCACAATGTGCTGAATGGAATAAGACAAAAGCAGATGCCGAAAAGCAACTTGACACAATGTCCATGCTAAGAGAGAGTAGTCGGTGAGGGGGAGTGTCAGAAGAAAAAggcaccgcctctctctctctctggatttttccagattactctctctctctctattgctctagacttttctctccctctctctccagaTTTTTCTCGGCCATTTTGTCCGTGGACTCCACCGACTTTggctcctataaataggggctCTTGCCCCTTGAGTGTGCGTGAAGAAATGTGAGGAGTGTGTACGTAAAGTGTGGGGTGTGTACGTGAGTGTGTGAGTGGGTGGGAGTAGGTGGCGTGAAGTGTAGAGTGAGAAAGAGTGAGTGGGTGTGTGCAAGAATTGTGTTTGTGTGAGGTGTGAGAGGTGTATGAGAGTGGTGTGTGTAAAGAGTTTGCAATATTGcttatataaaataaagtgaTTATTTTACTTGCACATCCACTTGATTACTCAACATGGTCAATAGTCCAAAGATTGTAGCGCTACAATCCAGGCTATTCGCCGCTCAACGGCACAGCCTTGGAGCACGAGACGTTGGAACAGCTTGGCCGCCACCCAGAACCACTACCAATGCCATCTCCACCATAACCATCAAAACCTGAGAACGACCACCGTTCGAGTTCGACCCCAAACCATTTCTCCTAGCCGAAACCGAGCGAAGTCTCTCTCGGAAACTGTCGAGATTatggaggagagggagagagctaTATTGTGCAATAAAAGTAGTGAAGGATCATTACAAGAACCAAAGTCTTGACGAGTAAGATGAGTATTGATGCTGTGAAAAAGGGTGTAAAATCCTAAAGAATATAGAATCAAATCTAATATCATTGCGGCTCTGTTTGTTGtcattaaaatgttttccaaaaaatgattttcctatATTTCTGGTGTTTGGGGCTTGAAAAATCAAGTGGCcaggaaaatcatttttggacAACAGAAATTAATCTTCTGAAAATATGACTTcctctttttataaaaaaggaaattattttcctcatctttcTCACGCAGCCTAGGGCTTCTTCGTCCCGTCCCTCGTCTCAagagctcctcctcctttgccgCATTGAGCTTCTCTTCTAGATAGCAAAGCAAAGAGGATGCCCCGTCATCACTCTGGCTTTGAGTCATCCTTCACAGGCCCAATTCGATCGTCGCTTGACTTGCTGAAGTTTCACGTCCATCGGTTCTCTAAAGTCTGAATTCCAGATTCAGGTCGCTTTCTACTCCCTCATCTCTGagtaattttcttatttctagcTCAACTGTGTCTTCATTCACGTCAAATCAGATGTGCTTGTTTATTATTGTGGTACTTCACTTGCTTTGGCGGGGGTTAAGTTCAGTGGATTGATGATTTAGTTTCTGTTGCTTTTAGGGACAGTCGGGTATCGTTTTGGTTGGTTAGGTTAATGTCCACTTCGTTTGCTCATTTATTTATGGTCCAGGGTGATTTTTGGTAAGAGTGAAACTTTTTATCCGGGGAAGCTACTGAAAGCGTTTGTTCATCGTACTTATAGGCCTTCATACAATTAAAGGTCGAAATATGTCTGTGGGTTATGTCTGAGTTGAGTGAGAGGTGAAGATGGTTTGAAAGCTGAAGTGTGTGCCTTATATTTGTTGTGATTGTGATGTTACTTTCGACTCCATGGAGAGGGCAAGGACTACGTGAGGGAATTGCAAGGCATTAGTGGGAATTGCTTTGAAGTGGCTGAAACAGAGATGGGGAGTTGATATTTATTgggctaattccataaaaaaacatcaactttaggtcgatggacaaatctagctaaaactttttttctcatgaaaaagcacaaactttggttcgatggacaaatctggcccaaactttttttttgtctcgtaaaaaagcacaaactctAAGTTAAGTGACAATTCTGgctccaaattttatttttttttgtctcataaaaaaatcacaaactttcactCCTATCCAAAATCTAACCCCTACTattaactttctatttgaaattaaccttatttcaagagaaaaggTTCTAGCCGTGAGATTGGTGGATCTCATATGTGGTTTCTCTTAACGAGCAATGATCTACACCTTCATATTACGACAAAATGATAAAGTCTAGCCAGACAAATTCAATCTGgagatttttttactttctagTGACAACATAGTTTCAGCGTTATTCTTCAAGCTGTAACTCAAACAAGAAGATAATGGATGGTGTTAGCCAACAAGTGCACATTGATTTATTGATAAGGACAATCAATGAATCTAAGTTAAGGGGGGCCAGATTTAggatttaagtgaaagttggtgatttttttcaaaaaaaaaaatgggctaGAATTGTTACTCGAtctaaagttgatgcttttttacatgacaaaaaaaaaaaaagcttgggCCAAATTTGTCACTCGACCTAAAGTTGTgcttttttacgagacaaaaaaaaaaagttcgagcTAGATTTGTCCATCAacctaaagttgatgcttttttttggaattaacccgatatttgttgatataaataaaaaagtagcgAGAAGTTCACGGGGAGTTTTAGGTTGCCCTAGAGTGCGAAGATGGATCGGGTTAGGCCTCGGTGGAGAATGAAGTGCTCCCTGTCATTGTTCCAaaggtggaggagaagaagcctGAGTTCAAGGCCATTGCAATCTCCGGTTGAGAGTTGGTGAATTTACAGTCCTCGTTGCAACTTGTGTCTATACATTGAGTGTCTCTATGTATATGCTGTATTCTGCAGGGGTCTGTGTGTCTGAGTTGGGAGTCTCGGTCTTCTTGCGTCTGATATGCCATATTGTAACTGTCGTGACTTTCTACTGGTCATGGGATTCGACGATATGATTTCCTAACTTCTGTTAAATGTGATATTGGTTCCTCAAAGTATTTTCCCCCTATTTCTGTGGTATCGATTGGTAGTTGCTTTTGAGATGTTGCTTATTTTGATGTGATTAGAAATACTATGATGACAATGCACCACCTTCACATACCGCCTTTTCAAACAGGAGTTCAATTAGTTCATTCTTTTCGTGATGTTCCATGGAAGGATCCCTCAAAAATTGTAAGTGCCACGCTGTGCACATTGTGATCATTTTTCCAACTGGGTTTGGGGGTGCCTGTAACATGCATTGAGATGAGGTAGTAACTTTCTGAGATGAAACCAGGCTTGAAACCATATTTCTCCTTTTGAGCTCAGCACGAGGTGCAGGTTTCCTTCTACTTCAGTCtatcaaatttatcaaataacaGCACTGGATATCCCAACAAGCTTTCTATTGAAGGCAGATAATTTATCAAGTACTCGGTTCATGTGCATTAGCTGTTAGCGCCAGAGTTCGGGTCCACCGAGGCTGGGCCCAGGTTCCTAGTGGTTGGGACTAATAAATCCTGGCTTTTGCTACTAAGACCCCAGCGCTTGGGCTTCGGAATCTTAGTGGCCAGGCCCATGTCCCCTGATGCTGAGACCCAGTCCTTGATGCTCGAGCCGGGATCGTCAGcactcaaaaataatttatggatTCCTTCCATCACATGAATAGTGCATATctctttaggaaaataaaacaaGTTTCCTTTattaaacaatggaaaatattttttagttcattttcaagttttagccatTGAtaggaaaatattgtcatttcctaaaaaataactttttggaaaagcattttctagaaataaactGAGCTTAGATATTGTGCGTGTGTGCTTTGAGAAATGACCAAATAGAAGCTGGTGGATTTATAATAACACAATTCAATGAGGTAAGGGAGTAATTTTCAGGGCGTTGTAATGAACTTTAGGATAGTAAAAGGGCTACGTACATAAATAGTTTTACCCTCTAGTTATGCATGTAAAATTGGAATTCACAATGAGAATCGGCTAATATAATGGCATCTTAAAACCTGTGAACTAAATTTTGGTTGTGTTCGAGTGAGAATGTCACTAGAAGGGGTGACGACTTGAGAAAGCAAAAGCAGTCACTTGCGTAAATAATAATCATGAGGCTCCTTATTAAGTGGACAATATAATTAGTCAGGTTAGGATATTAAAACGACCTCAATCTAATGACGGTTGCCCTTGTTAGGCaaccttaaaaataaaaataaaaaatcttaaatttattacacttttaccaattcagttcctttatttattaattttatcaattgaaccctcaacttttttatgttttatctATTGAGttcatctgatcaattttagcCAGAAATTGATGACGTGTATATTAGTTGTTGTATGTAATATGGCCAaacattgatgatttttaataatatctttattaaattttcattttttttctttttcctttctttaattttctttttttttccattttctcttcttttttatctttttttttttttttctctttctctttgccGGGCCTCTCAAGCAAGGGCCGCCCCTGCTGGATTGGGCAaggaaccaaaaagaagaatttttttttttttgagggggAAGTCAGAAGGGTAGCCTTACT
The window above is part of the Eucalyptus grandis isolate ANBG69807.140 chromosome 6, ASM1654582v1, whole genome shotgun sequence genome. Proteins encoded here:
- the LOC108960919 gene encoding LEAF RUST 10 DISEASE-RESISTANCE LOCUS RECEPTOR-LIKE PROTEIN KINASE-like 1.1 is translated as MGVESSISSKFLLRLVISILTIICLEDWLASVSLKHDCEPAKCGPLKDFPFQNDIKPCCPDEPLLLEPFWEDPGDYDHQSHSLISESEKTGDACLTPRKHFPRFPSASDPDEHSYLAFLRDCSSIPNVTFPYPHSTCPSPGTNRSYVTLMDRPEDPCLTLSACESHVIVHVKRARNDGEEKENDDPERSAFVEFISDANAIFWHIFAAGNDAPLSIGLGCGFGALASIFLCSCIYKIRHKEEHCFSIFRSRHASSESSLKADVEVGNVYFGVSIFTEAELEEATNRFDSARELGDGGFGIVYYGKLRDGREVAVKRLYKHNYRQVKQFVTEVEILSRLRHKNLVSLYGCTSRHSRELLLVYEYIPNGTVADHLHGERAKQVSLLWPTRISIAIETATALAYLHASDTIHRDVKTNNILLDNNFSVKVADFGLSRLFPNDVSHVSTTPQGTPGYLDPEYHQCYQLTQKSDVYSFGVVLVELISSMPAVDISRDRHEINLANLATSKIRNHGFRKLIDPNLGFESDPEINRMIRAVAELAFKCLQQDKDVRPSMETVLEELKAISSGTHEPGKSKDVSYDNSTGQSENPPPSPECDDVELLKNVKSLTSPVSTTQKWGSSGSSSVRSV